agatgtacagcgaaatgattcagttatacttctacatatgtattttttttttcaaagttctttcccatttaggttgttacattatactgagcagagttccctgtgctatacagtaggtgcttgctggttatacattttaaatagagcagtgtgtacatgtcaatcccaaactccctaactatccctccccaccTACACTTCCCCCTTGGTAACTATAATTTCGTTCTCTAagtgtgactctgtttctgtacAAACCTCTTTTTAATTGacagatattaaaaatacataatttatttctgtatacAAAAAAGGAGAATTTTGACACGGCCCCTAAGCCTCTAATTCGTTTTCAGATCTTCTCAAACAATTTCCacattccctttctcctccacctTCCCCCACCTCTACAAATCTCGTTTCTTTAGGCTAGGACTCTCGCGAGATATCGAGATCTCATGAATTCTCCCATGAGCCACTGCTCTTCCTTTTCCGGTAAGCGGCCTGAGGTGAGTGTGTCTTCGGCATCTTTCTCTAGTGATGAATCCTCCGGTAATCCCTGCCATCCTGGCACTCTCGGCGCCAATTTCGAGACCCTCAGAAGGAGGACTCTCGCGGCTATTGATTCCTCCCTGGTGGATCAGTCCTGTGCGGGGGGACGTGTCGGAGCCTCCGGCTCGGCGCCCCTCTTCTGTCGGGCCTCTACAGGCCGCAGTGGGCGAGAATGGGGGTGACGAGGTTAGAGGCCGGCTCTGGTCGGTGCCGACTCCTGAGGGCCAGTGTCTCGCGGTGAGTGGGGGCCGTGAACGCAGCGCATTCGGGGCCGAATGGAGAGAAAGTTTTGGGGGGGAATAAGGTCAAGTCGGGTCGAGGTTTACTCAGTGGCTGAACGTGAGTTGAGCTACGCTTAACGCGGATAATACCCTAAAAGTGTGTGGAAAGCTTGGCTTTCTTGAAATCTGTGTGAGTAAAGGAGGTTACTGTAGAGGGAGCTTGTAGAGGGGTGTCGTTGGTCGAGTTAACTTTGATCTGAAGGATCTGATGCTGAGCAGGGCGCTGGGCTCCTCCGCACGGATACTTGGATCCAGATTTGGATGGAAACaggctgtgcttcttccagaggGTTAGGGGAAGGGCATCCGTGCCACTAGTGTTAGTAGTCTGAACGCTGCTGTAGGCAACTGGCGGTTGTAGCTGAGATGAAATTGGATTGAGAGGAGGAGGGCTGCAATGATGGCATTTCTTAGGACACCTTTGGATTAATCATGAAAACAACTACTCTCTGAGCAGCTGTGGACAGAGTTTATAGTGCATAAATATTAAACTGTGAGTTGTTGTAAATATATGTTGACAGTTATTCTTGCTCCCAGGTGACCCCTAAAAATGGTGCGCTATTCACTTGACccagaaaaccccacaaaatGTAAGTGAGCAAGCAACATTTCTTATTTGGGAGTATGAGGCACCCAGATACCAAGAttaaccaaaaaaatttttttccggTATTTTTTAGCATGCAAATCAAGAGGTTCAAATCTTCGTGTTCACTTTAAGGTATGTGAATCGTAGTTATACTCTGAAAGAGTTGTTCCTTGAGTATTTTTTAACCATTCTAAAAAGGTAGCTGCAATGATGTGTTTCTTAGGACACCTTTGGATTCACcatgaaaataaatcatttctgaGCAGCCACCTTTTAATCAATGCTTTGACTTAGGATTTGTGGAATTGGGTAAAATTACCAGAGAACTGCTTGAGAACCTAGTGCACAGATCAAGATATGGGAAATGTAATTGTAGCTTACAAGATAATGGAGAATATATTAACAGTGAATAAACGGGTTTAGGATTCACATTTCTCCACCTTCAAACCAAGCCTCCCTGCCTCATAACAGATTGTGTATTATGTTTCAAGAATGGGAAGGATTTGGCTCTTGATAAAGGTTGACACTTTGAAAATACTGGAATTTGTttgaatctgatttttttaaaggatggttAACTCACAGCTTACATTATTTATGTTTAGAACACTCGTGAAACTGCCCAGGCCATAAAGGGTATGCATATCCGAAAAGCCACCAAGTATCTGAAGGATGTCACTTTAAAGAAACAATGTGTACCATTCCGTCGTTACAACGGTGGAGTTGGTAGGTGTGCACAGGTAAGAATTCATAGTTGTCACTTAAAAAGACAATTTGTTAGGGGAGGGAGTAGATGAAGTAAAAATGGCCAATGTCTTCCTTTACTGAGGCTCCTTATGGTTGCTGTGATGACAGCCTTTGGGACAACTTGGGATTaaccatgaaaaaaatgttctgaaCAACCTTGATGTTGGTTGAAGTAAATTCATCTTATAACATTGATTTAAATTGAGGGAAATTAGTAATAAActctctggttttgttttttaggcCAAACAGTGGGGCTGGACGCAGGGTCGGTGGCCCAAAAAGAGTGCTGAATTTTTACTACACATGCTCAAAAATGCAGAGAGTAATGCTGAACTTAAGGTATCCACACTATAAGCATCTTCACACATGCAACTTGGATTATTGACTAGGTGAAAGTTGTCTGGATCTGTTTCCTTGGTTGACTTGTTTTTTCTTTGATTGACTTGATGAAAGTAACAAAAGTTCCCATTAAAGTGGCTATTTTAAATCTTTCAATTTCCAACAGGAAACAGGGTTTTTTTATAAAGCATTTCAGGAGCATGGTCTGCAGTAATTTCAAGCCTAAGACTGTAGAAttacccacacacacagacataatcCCAGTACATGCaagagaaatgcttttttttttttcccttgagtatTTTACCAAGGGTTTGTAGTCTTGTGCTGTAAATGTtagtgctcagtagtgtccaactctgtgaccccgtggactgtagccggttAGGAtcatctgcccatggaattctccatgcaagagtactggagtgggattgaaccaggtttcctgcattgcaggcagattcttgaccatctgaaccaccagggaagccttttttaTACTGAGGTTTGTGAACCCCTTCACAGGGTatgtttaaatacaaataaatacagtTACAAAGGAACCATATGATTGACATGTGGTTTGTTGCCTACATTCATAATGGAGAGATGTTAAATTTTAGAAGTCAAAACAGCAGTGTGTAACTGAAAAATCCTGTGCCAACTAAACAGATTGATGCATTTGAGTAGTTATCTGTTACCTTTTTGCATTTGGAAAGCTGGGTTAGAACTGGAATTAATATAGGTCTGTTTAGCTGTAGCCCTTCTAGCTGCTAAGCCTTGCTGTTAAAATCAAGCTTAGACATAGATCCTTTGGGATTCCTGTAACTCCACTCCCTAATGAATACCATTTATAAAATAGGTGCAATTACCAGCACTGAGTTTTGGTAATTACTTAGATTTAAGGGAGAGGACTTAGaatgacattttcttaaaaaataaatatgctattTAAAGTCATAAGGACTTGAATGATACAGTTTGTGGTGTTAAGATAAAGGTATtacctgatttaaaaatttttttaaatgttacatgaTTTTGCTCCCTTTTCCCAGGGCTTAGATGTAGATTCTCTGGTCATTGAGCACATCCAAGTGAACAAAGCCCCCAAGATGCGGCGCAGGACTTACAGAGCTCACGGTCGGATCAACCCCTACATGAGCTCTCCCTGCCACATTGAGATGATccttactgaaaaagaacagattgttCCTAAACCAGAAGAGGAGGTTGCACAGAAGAAAAAGGTAAATTACTTAGTCTCTGCTCTCTTTCACTTGGCGTATTAGATTGTGGTTGCTGTGATGACTAACTTAGGACACCTTTGGAATAACCATGAAAGGAAGCTATTCTGAGCAACCGCCAAccttttataatcattttattttggcTTTCATAAGTCTcaaattagttttgttttttttttaatcttggaagattattttttatttattttaattggaggctaattacaatattgtggtcatttttgccatacattcacaggaatcagccatgggtgtacatgtgttccccatcctgaacctccctccccatcccatccctcagggtcatcccagtgcaccagccctgagcaccctgtctcatgcatggaaccggcactggcgatctatttcacatacaataatatacgtgtttcaacgctattctctcaaatcatcccacccttgccttctcccagagtccaaaagtctgttctttacatctgtgtctcttttgctgtcttgattatagggtcatcgttagcatctttctaaattccatatatatgcgttaatatactatatcagtgtttttctttctgactgacttcactctgtataataggctccagtttcattcacctcattagaactgatttaaatgcattctttttaatagctgagtaatattccattgtgtatatgtaccacagctt
This sequence is a window from Bubalus bubalis isolate 160015118507 breed Murrah chromosome 22, NDDB_SH_1, whole genome shotgun sequence. Protein-coding genes within it:
- the RPL17 gene encoding 60S ribosomal protein L17 — protein: MVRYSLDPENPTKSCKSRGSNLRVHFKNTRETAQAIKGMHIRKATKYLKDVTLKKQCVPFRRYNGGVGRCAQAKQWGWTQGRWPKKSAEFLLHMLKNAESNAELKGLDVDSLVIEHIQVNKAPKMRRRTYRAHGRINPYMSSPCHIEMILTEKEQIVPKPEEEVAQKKKISQKKLKKQKLMARE